Proteins from a genomic interval of Zingiber officinale cultivar Zhangliang chromosome 1B, Zo_v1.1, whole genome shotgun sequence:
- the LOC121991923 gene encoding histone deacetylase 8-like — MESPSTSSPLPESAPPRDVIHVFWHEGMLDHDTGSGVFDTGFDPGFLEVLDKHPENADRVRNMVSILRKGPLAPFISWHSGRLAHHSELHSFHTPEYIEELVQANVAGHKELCVGTFMNPGSWGAALLAAGTTLSAMKHILDGNANLTYALVRPPGHHAQPSRADGYCFLNNAGLAVQLALDSGCRKIAVIDIDVHYGNGTAEGFYHSGNVLTISLHMNHASWGPSHPQDGSIHELGEGSGFGYNLNIPLPNGTGDEGYGYAMTELVVPAIQKFEPNLIVLVVGQDSSAFDPNGRQCLTMAGYRKIGEVVRMLSERHSRGRILIVQEGGYHVTYSAYCLHATLEGVLGVQTPLLYDPIAYYPEDKAFSFKVVDAIKRYWKECIPFLNQF, encoded by the exons ATGGAGTCGCCGTCGACTTCTTCGCCGCTTCCGGAGTCTGCGCCGCCCCGCGATGTCATCCACGTCTTCTGGCACGAGGGGATGCTCGACCACGACACTGGCTCTGGCGTCTTCGACACAGGATTCGATCCAGGGTTCCTCGAGGTCCTTGATAAGCACCCGGAGAACGCCGACCGGGTGAGGAACATGGTCTCGATCCTCCGCAAGGGCCCCCTCGCCCCCTTTATCTCATGGCACTCCGGTCGCCTTGCCCATCACTCGGAACTTCACTCCTTTCACACGCCTG AGTACATTGAAGAACTGGTGCAAGCTAATGTAGCTGGACATAAAGAACTCTGTGTGGGCACATTCATGAATCCTGGTTCGTGGGGTGCTGCTCTGTTGGCTGCTGGAACCACATTATCGGCGATGAAGCATATATTAGATGGAAACGCAAACCTCACTTATGCCCTAGTGCGCCCCCCAGGTCACCATGCACAACCTAGTAGAGCAGATGGTTACTGCTTCTTAAACAATGCTGGGCTTGCAGTACAACTTGCTCTAGATTCCGGCTGCAGAAAAATTGCTGTAATTGATATTGACGTGCATTATGGGAATGGTACGGCAGAAGGTTTCTATCACTCAGGCAATGTCCTTACAATCTCCCTTCACATGAATCATGCTTCTTGGGGACCATCACATCCACAGGATGGTTCTATCCATGAGCTAGGTGAAGGAAGTGGGTTTGGCTATAATCTGAACATACCATTGCCCAATGGGACAGGTGATGAGGGCTATGGTTATGCAATGACTGAACTGGTTGTTCCAGCTATTCAAAAATTTGAACCCAATCTTATTGTTCTGGTTGTGGGGCAAGATTCTAGTGCG TTTGATCCAAATGGAAGGCAATGCCTGACAATGGCTGGTTATAGGAAGATTGGTGAAGTAGTACGCATGTTGTCCGAAAGGCATTCAAGGGGACGCATATTAATTGTCCAAGAAGGAGGTTACCATGTCACATACTCAGCATACTGTCTCCATGCGACTTTAGAAGGTGTACTCGGCGTTCAAACCCCTCTACTTTATGATCCAATTGCATATTACCCTGAAGACAAGGCTTTCTCTTTTAAGGTTGTGGATGCGATCAAGCGATACTGGAAAGAATGTATCCCTTTCCTGAATCAATTCTAG
- the LOC122021197 gene encoding probable fatty acyl-CoA reductase 4 gives MESSREKSIVEFFKAKTILVTGSTGFLAKIFVEKLLRVQADVERVFLLIRAADAASAMQRLEDEILGKELFNALKEKHGDGFQSFARSKLWPVAGDIVHENLGIQDSNLVNELFKEVQIIVNVAATTNFYERYDVSLNINVLGAKHVLQFAKQCVKLEMFLHVSTAYVSGTERSGLIPEKRLSMGETLRSGSNSCYLDIEAEIDLVEKKKVELQADHNLTPIAQKLAMKELGMQRARFFGWPNTYVFTKAMGEMVLGHSRGNLPLVIVRPSIITSILRDPLPGWIEGIRTTDIFMMAYADRKLQSFPGDPQMTVDLIPGDMVVNAMMATTVAHSKQQSEFIYHVGSSTRNPITYDSLLQCWFDYFSVYPRTGKDGTPLKITRKMNPSIRTTFLIMVYKFLLQVLGLIHFITCGFIFGRLYDDLNRKYKYLKLLIDLFEPYTFFKGRFDDANLEKLRAMMGKEEMFEMDSKHIEWNSYLHGIHIPGILKYE, from the exons ATGGAGAGCAGCAGAGAGAAAAGCATCGTGGAGTTTTTCAAGGCGAAGACCATTCTCGTCACTGGATCGACTGGGTTTCTGGCCAAAA TATTTGTGGAGAAGTTGCTGAGGGTTCAGGCAGACGTGGAGAGGGTCTTCCTCCTCATCAGAGCTGCCGACGCTGCATCAGCCATGCAACGCCTTGAAGATGAG ATTTTAGGCAAGGAATTATTCAATGCCCTGAAAGAGAAACATGGAGACGGATTCCAGTCATTTGCGAGGAGCAAATTGTGGCCTGTGGCTGGAGACATTGTTCATGAGAATTTAGGAATTCAAGATTCTAATCTTGTAAATGAATTGTTCAAGGAAGTGCAAATTATTGTCAACGTTGCTGCCACCACCAACTTTTACGAgag ATATGATGTTTCTTTGAACATAAACGTGCTTGGAGCTAAGCACGTGCTGCAGTTTGCAAAACAATGTGTGAAACTCGAAATGTTTCTTCATGTTTCAACtg CTTACGTATCTGGTACTGAGCGCAGTGGACTCATACCAGAGAAGAGATTGTCaatgggtgaaactctcagatcAGGATCAAACTCTTGTTATTTGGACATCGAAGCTGAGATAGATTTGGTAGAGAAGAAGAAAGTGGAGCTGCAAGCTGATCATAATCTCACTCCAATAGCCCAAAAACTCGCCATGAAAGAGTTGGGCATGCaaag AGCAAGGTTTTTTGGGTGGCCCAACACTTACGTTTTCACCAAGGCAATGGGTGAGATGGTGCTAGGGCACTCGCGGGGAAACTTGCCTCTGGTCATCGTGAGACCAAGTATCATAACGAGCATCCTCAGAGATCCATTGCCTGGTTGGATAGAAGGCATAAG GACAACTGACATCTTCATGATGGCTTATGCAGACAGGAAGCTCCAAAGTTTTCCAGGAGACCCTCAGATGACTGTAGATTTG ATACCAGGAGACATGGTGGTGAATGCTATGATGGCTACCACGGTGGCTCACTCAAAGCAGCAGTCTGAGTTCATCTACCATGTTGGCTCCTCCACAAGAAACCCTATTACTTATGATTCTCTACTGCAGTGTTGGTTCGATTATTTCTCCGTATATCCCCGTACAGGGAAGGATGGAACCCCCCTGAAGATCACTAGAAAGATGAATCCGAGCATTAGAACCACCTTCTTAATTATGGTATACAAGTTCTTATTACAG GTACTTGGCCTTATTCATTTTATAACTTGTGGGTTTATATTTGGGCGTCTATACGATGATCTAAACCGCAAGTATAAATACTTGAAGCTTCTTATCGATCTTTTTGAGCCATACACTTTCTTCAAAGGCCG GTTTGATGATGCCAACTTGGAAAAATTAAGGGCGATGATGGGAAAGGAGGAGATGTTTGAGATGGACTCCAAGCACATCGAGTGGAACTCTTATCTCCACGGCATTCATATTCCGGGCATTCTCAAATACGAATGA